A genome region from Geodermatophilus bullaregiensis includes the following:
- the rplA gene encoding 50S ribosomal protein L1: protein MAKHGKKYREAAAKVDRESLYSPLQAAGLAKETSPTTYDATVEVAMRLGVDPRKADQMVRGTVNLPHGTGKTARVIVFATGDRAAEAEAAGADVVGSDDLIARIQEGFLDFDAAIATPDQMAKVGRIARILGPRGLMPNPKTGTVTPDVTKAVADIKGGKINFRVDKQANLHLVIGKTSFDETRLVENYAAALDEVLRAKPAAAKGRYLRKVTISTTMGPGIPVDPNRTRNLTVDEPTA, encoded by the coding sequence ATGGCGAAGCACGGCAAGAAGTACCGCGAGGCCGCGGCCAAGGTCGACCGCGAGTCGCTCTACAGCCCGCTGCAGGCCGCCGGTCTGGCGAAGGAGACCTCGCCGACCACCTACGACGCCACCGTCGAGGTGGCCATGCGGCTGGGCGTCGACCCGCGCAAGGCCGACCAGATGGTCCGCGGCACGGTCAACCTGCCCCACGGCACCGGCAAGACCGCCCGCGTCATCGTCTTCGCGACCGGTGACCGCGCGGCCGAGGCCGAGGCCGCCGGTGCCGACGTCGTCGGCTCCGACGACCTGATCGCGCGCATCCAGGAGGGCTTCCTGGACTTCGACGCGGCGATCGCGACCCCCGACCAGATGGCGAAGGTCGGCCGGATCGCCCGCATCCTCGGCCCCCGCGGCCTGATGCCGAACCCGAAGACCGGCACCGTGACCCCCGACGTCACCAAGGCCGTCGCCGACATCAAGGGCGGGAAGATCAACTTCCGCGTCGACAAGCAGGCCAACCTGCACCTGGTGATCGGCAAGACCTCCTTCGACGAGACCAGGCTCGTGGAGAACTACGCCGCGGCCCTCGACGAGGTCCTGCGCGCCAAGCCCGCCGCGGCCAAGGGCCGGTACCTGAGGAAGGTCACCATCTCCACCACCATGGGCCCCGGCATCCCGGTGGACCCGAACCGCACGCGCAACCTGACGGTGGACGAGCCCACCGCCTGA
- the rplK gene encoding 50S ribosomal protein L11, translating into MPPRKRLTAVIKLQIKAGAATPAPPVGPALGQHGVNIMEFCKAYNAATESQRGDVVPVEISVFEDRSFTFVTKTPPAARMLLKAAGVEKGSGEPHKTKVATVTRDQVREIAQTKMVDLNANSLDEAEKIIAGTARSMGITVQ; encoded by the coding sequence ATGCCCCCCAGGAAGCGGTTGACCGCGGTCATCAAGCTCCAGATCAAGGCCGGTGCGGCCACCCCCGCGCCGCCCGTGGGTCCGGCGCTGGGCCAGCACGGCGTCAACATCATGGAGTTCTGCAAGGCGTACAACGCCGCGACCGAGTCGCAGCGCGGCGACGTCGTGCCCGTCGAGATCTCGGTGTTCGAGGACCGCTCGTTCACCTTCGTCACCAAGACCCCGCCGGCCGCGCGCATGCTGCTCAAGGCCGCCGGCGTCGAGAAGGGCTCGGGCGAGCCGCACAAGACCAAGGTCGCCACCGTCACGCGCGACCAGGTCCGTGAGATCGCCCAGACCAAGATGGTCGACCTCAACGCCAACTCCCTCGACGAGGCCGAGAAGATCATCGCCGGCACCGCCCGGTCGATGGGCATCACCGTCCAGTAA
- the nusG gene encoding transcription termination/antitermination protein NusG — translation MTDPREPLDTDSDVEAIDLDDQRMDVRGSSDLETGAGEPGSAEGSLDTSGQDTATGVADVTPVVESGGRDSLVGDPLAEPAPDHDPIVTEALAEAEAEDEDPRETLKRTLRTQFGDWYVIHSYAGYENKVKTNLESRIQSLDMEDYIFQIEVPTEEVTEIKNGKRTQVNRKKLPGYLLVRMDLNDESWGAVRNTPGVTGFVGATSRPSPLSIDEVVNLLVPATPPQAAKVAEAASPAAAAAPTTLVDFEIGESVTVMDGPFATLPATINEINAEQQKLQVLVSIFGRETPVELSFTQVAKI, via the coding sequence GTGACCGACCCCCGCGAACCCCTCGACACCGACAGCGACGTCGAGGCCATCGACCTCGACGACCAGCGGATGGACGTGCGCGGGAGCAGCGACCTCGAGACCGGCGCCGGCGAGCCCGGCTCGGCCGAGGGCTCCCTCGACACCAGCGGCCAGGACACCGCCACCGGCGTCGCCGACGTGACCCCGGTGGTGGAGAGCGGCGGCCGCGACAGCCTCGTCGGTGACCCGCTCGCCGAGCCCGCCCCCGACCACGACCCGATCGTCACCGAGGCGCTGGCCGAGGCGGAGGCCGAGGACGAGGACCCGCGGGAGACGCTCAAGCGCACCCTGCGGACCCAGTTCGGCGACTGGTACGTCATCCACTCCTACGCGGGCTACGAGAACAAGGTGAAGACCAACCTCGAGTCCCGCATCCAGTCGCTGGACATGGAGGACTACATCTTCCAGATCGAGGTGCCCACCGAGGAGGTCACCGAGATCAAGAACGGCAAGCGCACCCAGGTCAACCGGAAGAAGCTGCCCGGCTACCTGCTCGTCCGCATGGACCTCAACGACGAGTCCTGGGGCGCGGTCCGCAACACCCCCGGCGTCACCGGCTTCGTCGGCGCCACCTCGCGGCCCTCGCCGCTGTCGATCGACGAGGTCGTCAACCTGCTTGTCCCCGCGACCCCGCCGCAGGCCGCGAAGGTCGCCGAGGCCGCCTCGCCGGCCGCCGCCGCCGCGCCGACGACCCTCGTCGACTTCGAGATCGGCGAGTCGGTGACCGTCATGGACGGCCCCTTCGCCACCCTCCCGGCCACCATCAACGAGATCAACGCCGAGCAGCAGAAGCTGCAGGTCCTCGTCTCCATCTTCGGCCGGGAGACGCCGGTCGAGCTCTCGTTCACCCAGGTCGCCAAGATCTGA
- the secE gene encoding preprotein translocase subunit SecE has translation MSDEKPGRGEDPRTPSDAELTDEQLDREAPGVEDAAELEAAEDELAAEAEADEDKVVPAPTRRRGGRITAGDDDEDDAPAASGTRRAARGGSTAAGRPAGRAAEGAGTRSRAAAQRARADEVRQRRSLRRFLREVVAELRKVIWPGRRELITYTAVVIVFVAFIVALVAGLDILFAQGVLAVFG, from the coding sequence GTGAGCGACGAGAAGCCGGGCCGCGGGGAGGACCCCCGCACCCCCTCGGACGCCGAGCTGACCGACGAGCAGCTCGACCGGGAGGCCCCGGGCGTCGAGGACGCCGCCGAGCTCGAGGCCGCCGAGGACGAGCTCGCCGCCGAGGCCGAGGCCGACGAGGACAAGGTCGTCCCCGCGCCCACCCGCCGCCGCGGAGGCCGGATCACCGCCGGTGACGACGACGAGGACGACGCGCCGGCCGCGTCGGGCACCCGCCGCGCCGCCCGCGGCGGGAGCACCGCGGCCGGCCGCCCCGCCGGTCGCGCGGCCGAGGGCGCCGGCACCCGCTCGCGGGCCGCCGCCCAGCGCGCCCGGGCCGACGAGGTCCGCCAGCGCCGCAGCCTGCGCCGCTTCCTCCGCGAGGTGGTCGCCGAGCTGCGCAAGGTCATCTGGCCGGGTCGCCGCGAGCTGATCACGTACACGGCCGTCGTGATCGTCTTCGTGGCCTTCATCGTCGCGCTGGTCGCGGGCCTGGACATCCTCTTCGCGCAGGGCGTGCTCGCCGTCTTCGGCTGA